The Excalfactoria chinensis isolate bCotChi1 chromosome 28, bCotChi1.hap2, whole genome shotgun sequence genome includes a window with the following:
- the LOC140263234 gene encoding aquaporin-2-like isoform X1 translates to MAIGEELHSRCFWQEVLAEAVATLIFTGVVLGASAAPNPLMPALAGGLVAGTLSCALGSPQANPALTLALLCTHKLGALRGAAALLAQCAGAVLAATAARLALPDDTRMVTRVSAAGTAGQALCWEIFATFQLALTTFATTNRDAAPNRLVLGSAIIAGTLAAGPFSGGSMNPARSMGPAIVTGIWDDHWVYWVGPVLGAVLAGLCYEFIFAPGASWDKLCACLSCRDVTLVETPTPSPSSPSTAPLSAACAPPASQGQGMA, encoded by the exons ATGGCCATAGGGGAG gagctgcacagcaggtGCTTCTGGCAGGAGGTCTTGGCTGAGGCTGTGGCAACTCTCATCTTTACTGGGGTGGTCCTGGGAGCTTCAGCTGCCCCCAACCCCCTGATGCCAGCCCTGGCGGGGGGGCTGGTGGCTGGGACATTGAGCTGTGCCCTCGGGTCCCCCCAGGCCAACCCAGCGCTCAccctggctctgctctgcacccaCAAACTGGGTGCCCTGCGTGGGGCTGCCGCGCTGCTGGCACAATGTGCCGGGGCTGTGTTGGCTGCCACTGCTGCACGCCTGGCACTGCCGGATGACACCAGAATGGTCACCAGG GTGAGCGCAGCAGGGACGGCGGGGCAGGCGTTGTGCTGGGAGATCTTTGCCACCTTCCAGCTGGCGCTCACCACCTTTGCTACCACCAACCGTGATGCTGCTCCCAACAGGCTGGTCCTGGGCAGTGCCATCATTGCTGGCACCCTGGCTGCG GGGCCGTTCTCGGGGGGCAGCATGAACCCAGCCCGCTCAATGGGACCTGCCATCGTCACCGGCATCTGGGATGACCACTGG GTGTACTGGGTGGGACCGGTGCTGGGTGCCGTGCTGGCTGGGCTCTGCTATGAGTTCATCTTCGCCCCTGGTGCCTCCTGGGACAAGCTGTGTGCCTGCCTCAGCTGCCGGGATGTGACACTGGTGGAgacccccaccccatccccttCCTCACCTTCCACCGCCCCCCTCAGTGCTGCCTGTGCCCCCCCAGCCTCCCAGGGCCAGGGCATGGCCTGA
- the LOC140263234 gene encoding aquaporin-4-like isoform X2 codes for MPALAGGLVAGTLSCALGSPQANPALTLALLCTHKLGALRGAAALLAQCAGAVLAATAARLALPDDTRMVTRVSAAGTAGQALCWEIFATFQLALTTFATTNRDAAPNRLVLGSAIIAGTLAAGPFSGGSMNPARSMGPAIVTGIWDDHWVYWVGPVLGAVLAGLCYEFIFAPGASWDKLCACLSCRDVTLVETPTPSPSSPSTAPLSAACAPPASQGQGMA; via the exons ATGCCAGCCCTGGCGGGGGGGCTGGTGGCTGGGACATTGAGCTGTGCCCTCGGGTCCCCCCAGGCCAACCCAGCGCTCAccctggctctgctctgcacccaCAAACTGGGTGCCCTGCGTGGGGCTGCCGCGCTGCTGGCACAATGTGCCGGGGCTGTGTTGGCTGCCACTGCTGCACGCCTGGCACTGCCGGATGACACCAGAATGGTCACCAGG GTGAGCGCAGCAGGGACGGCGGGGCAGGCGTTGTGCTGGGAGATCTTTGCCACCTTCCAGCTGGCGCTCACCACCTTTGCTACCACCAACCGTGATGCTGCTCCCAACAGGCTGGTCCTGGGCAGTGCCATCATTGCTGGCACCCTGGCTGCG GGGCCGTTCTCGGGGGGCAGCATGAACCCAGCCCGCTCAATGGGACCTGCCATCGTCACCGGCATCTGGGATGACCACTGG GTGTACTGGGTGGGACCGGTGCTGGGTGCCGTGCTGGCTGGGCTCTGCTATGAGTTCATCTTCGCCCCTGGTGCCTCCTGGGACAAGCTGTGTGCCTGCCTCAGCTGCCGGGATGTGACACTGGTGGAgacccccaccccatccccttCCTCACCTTCCACCGCCCCCCTCAGTGCTGCCTGTGCCCCCCCAGCCTCCCAGGGCCAGGGCATGGCCTGA
- the MIP gene encoding lens fiber major intrinsic protein, with protein MRELRSSSFWRAILAEFLGSLLYTLLGLGASLRWTPGPHGVLGSALAFGLAQTTLVQALGHVSGGHINPAITLAFLLASQLSLPRALGYLLAQLLGALAGAGVLYGVTPAAVRGTLGLSALHPSVGPGQGTVVELLLTAQFILCVFASFDERHDGRPGSAALPVGFSLALGHLFGIPYTGAGMNPARSFAPAVITRNFANHWVFWAGPLLGAALAALLYELALCPRARSMAERLAVLRGEPPAAAPPPEPPAEPLELKTQGL; from the exons aTGCGGGAGCTGCGCTCATCCTCCTTCTGGAGGGCCATCCTGGCCGAGTTCCTGGGCAGCCTCCTCTACACCCTGCTGGGGTTGGGGGCTTCGCTGCGCTGGACCCCGGGCCCACACGGGGTCTTGGGGTCTGCCTTGGCCTTCGGGCTGGCCCAAACCACCCTGGTGCAGGCGCTGGGGCACGTCAGCGGCGGGCACATCAACCCGGCCATCACGCTGGCCTTCCTGCTGGCATCACAGCTCTCCCTGCCCCGTGCCCTGGGTTACCTGCTGGCTCAGCTGCTGGGTGCCCTGGCTGGGGCCGGCGTCCTCTATGGGGTGACACCGGCCGCCGTGCGCGGCACGCTGGGCCTCAGTGCG CTGCACCCCAGCGTGGGCCCAGGCCAGGGCACggtggtggagctgctgctgacgGCTCAGTTCATCCTCTGCGTCTTCGCCAGCTTTGATGAGCGCCATGATGGACGCCCTGGCTCCGCTGCGCTGCCCGTCGGCTTCTCCCTGGCCCTCGGACACCTCTTTGGG ATCCCATACACTGGTGCTGGCATGAACCCTGCGCGCTCCTTTGCCCCCGCTGTCATCACCCGCAACTTCGCCAACCACTGG GTGTTCTGGGCCGGTCCGCTGCTTGGCGCGGCCTTGGCGGCTCTGTTGTACGAGCTGGCTCTGTGTCCTCGTGCTCGCAGCATGGCGGAACGCCTGGCCGTGCTGCGGGGGgagccgcccgccgccgcgccgccccccgAACCGCCGGCGGAACCGCTGGAGCTGAAGACTCAGGGCCTGTAG
- the RBMS2 gene encoding LOW QUALITY PROTEIN: RNA-binding motif, single-stranded-interacting protein 2 (The sequence of the model RefSeq protein was modified relative to this genomic sequence to represent the inferred CDS: inserted 2 bases in 1 codon): protein MAAGAGLCGLKGTVPRLSVSAAAGYGYRTPQTRGSIPKNPVKARTGPLPKPFVLRPQPPVGARPGSRVTSGGAARPAARSGMLLSVPPPRPGLAAFACSKGGKKPYVPPSQPMGPPSPSPSSGGGGXEQLSKTNLYIRGLHPGTTDQDLVKLCQPYGKIVSTKAILDKTTNKCKGYGFVDFDSPTAAQKAVTALKASGVQAQMAKQQEQDPTNLYISNLPLGVDEQELEALLKPFGQVVSTRILRDPHGASRGVGFARMESTEKCEAVITHFNGKYIKTPPGVPAPPDPLLCKFADGGQKKRQSQGKFVPNGRSWARDSDTGTVTLAYDPATALQNGFYPAPYGLAPNRMIAPTALAPYLPSPVSSYQVHSPTWMHQSYLVQPTGAVLAPAVDHAVPLQPSVVAPLAQQLGHLSLGSTGTYVPAAALPGAFLPPYPPVPPAVPLEDGSAAPTHGHGPVESPSEPGAFPYPYPK from the exons AtggcggcgggggcggggctTTGCGGTCTTAAAGGGACCGTACCTCGCTTGTCGGTTTCGGCCGCTGCAGGCTACGGTTACCGAACGCCCCAAACACGGGGCAGCATCCCTAAAAATCCCGTTAAAGCGCGGACCGGGCCTCTCCCCAAGCCCTTCGTTCTTAGGCCGCAGCCGCCTGTCGGGGCCCGCCCCGGATCCCGCGTCACGTCAGGCGgagccgcccgccccgccgcgcgcTCCGGGATGCTGCTCTCGGTGCCGCCGCCGCGCCCGGGCCTGGCCGCCTTCGCCTGTAGTAAGGGCGGAAAGAAG cctTATGTGCCGCCGTCGCAGCCTATgggcccccccagccccagcccttcGTCCGGGGGGGGCGG CGAACAACTGAGCAAAACCAACCTGTATATCCGGGGGCTGCACCCCGGGACCACCGACCAGGACCTGGTGAAGCTGTGCCAGCC TTATGGGAAGATTGTCTCCACCAAAGCCATCCTGGACAAGACGACCAACAAGTGTAAAG GCTATGGCTTCGTGGACTTcgacagccccacagcagcccagaAGGCAGTGACAGCTCTCAAGGCCAGCGGGGTGCAGGCACAGATGGCCAAG CAACAGGAGCAGGACCCCACCAACCTCTACATCTCCAACCTGCCGCTGGGGGTGGatgagcaggagctggaggcgCTGCTGAAGCCTTTTGGGCAGGTGGTCTCCACCCGTATCCTGCGGGACCCCCACGGGGCCAGCCGTGGTGTGGGCTTTGCACG GATGGAGTCCACAGAGAAGTGTGAAGCTGTCATCACCCACTTTAATGGGAAGTACATCAAGACCCCCCCCGGGGTGCCAG ctccccCGGACCCGCTGCtctgcaagtttgcagatgggGGGCAGAAGAAACGACAGAGCCAGGGCAAATTTGTGCCCAATGGGAGATCCTGGGCCCGGGACAGTGACACG GGCACTGTGACCTTGGCCTACGACCCTGCCACGGCGCTGCAGAATGG GTTCTACCCCGCACCTTATGGCCTGGCCCCCAACAGGATGATTGCGCCCACCGCCCTGGCCCCCTACCTGCCCTCACCTGTCTCTTCCTACCAG GTCCACAGCCCCACCTGGATGCACCAGTCCTACCTCGTGCAGCCCACG GGCGCAGTGCTGGCCCCCGCTGTGGACCACGCCGTCCCCCTCCAGCCCTCAGTTGTGGCCCCCCTGGCCCAGCAGCTCGGCCACCTCTCTCTGGGCAGCACCGGCACG TACGTGCCcgctgctgccctgcctggaGCCTTCCTCCCACCGTACCCCCCAGTGCCACCCGCGGTCCCACTGGAG GACGGCAGTGCTGCACCCACCCATGGCCACGGCCCTGTGGAGTCACCCTCTGAGCCCGGCGCCTTCCCCTACCCCTACCCCAAGTAG